In one Candidatus Bathyarchaeota archaeon genomic region, the following are encoded:
- a CDS encoding response regulator: MSEHPKTVLIIDDDENITRTFARILQKNGYQTDTAQTGAQAIQKANANKYHVALIDVCLPDMNGAELLEKLDDHGESMVKIIITGFPTMAPKKGISADAYLLKPVKPQQLLATIEQKIKN; this comes from the coding sequence ATGAGTGAACACCCTAAAACAGTGTTAATCATTGATGACGACGAAAATATTACTAGAACTTTTGCTAGAATTCTCCAAAAAAACGGCTACCAAACAGACACAGCGCAAACAGGCGCTCAAGCCATTCAAAAAGCCAACGCCAACAAGTACCATGTAGCGTTGATTGATGTCTGCCTCCCAGACATGAACGGCGCTGAACTTTTAGAAAAACTGGATGACCACGGAGAATCAATGGTAAAGATAATAATAACAGGTTTCCCGACGATGGCGCCAAAGAAGGGAATCTCTGCCGACGCTTACCTTCTTAAACCCGTTAAACCTCAACAGCTTCTTGCAACGATAGAGCAAAAAATCAAAAACTAA
- the purM gene encoding phosphoribosylformylglycinamidine cyclo-ligase — protein sequence MPKKYTYTDAGVNRKQRAESKKALTTLKETYRHIGFGGIMHLPYSNLFPISDTTFLDLEIEGVGTKVLVAELAGKYDTIGIDAVAMVVNDVIRSGAKPLALADNIHATASEPKLVDAWLKGIIAGAEASECPVVNGETGDVAEIIKGLTPNSGFDMVVSCVGKVEKQEIITGEGIKPGDPIIGLPSSGVHSNGITLARKILFKQWGGKYDAADIPEALNREVALEVLEPTKIYVKPLLKLAREVKIKAAVHITGDAYTKFNNLAKYSPNIGFSFNNFKPQPIFGLIQKTATELGYTITDEEMFKTFNMGWGFGIIVDKTEIDKAMNTLEQDSANPKIIGKVTDKERVVEIHHQNKHMVLT from the coding sequence TTGCCTAAAAAATACACCTACACAGATGCAGGCGTCAACCGCAAACAACGCGCCGAATCCAAAAAAGCACTAACGACCCTCAAAGAAACGTATCGGCATATCGGCTTTGGCGGCATCATGCACCTCCCATACAGCAACCTCTTCCCCATAAGCGACACCACCTTTCTGGACCTTGAAATCGAAGGGGTCGGCACCAAAGTGTTAGTGGCTGAACTCGCAGGCAAATATGACACAATCGGCATAGACGCCGTGGCAATGGTTGTCAACGACGTAATCCGTTCAGGAGCCAAGCCTCTGGCTTTAGCTGACAACATCCACGCAACCGCAAGCGAACCAAAACTGGTAGATGCATGGCTAAAAGGCATAATAGCTGGCGCAGAGGCATCCGAGTGCCCAGTTGTAAACGGCGAAACAGGTGACGTAGCAGAAATCATCAAAGGCTTAACCCCTAACTCGGGATTTGACATGGTTGTTTCCTGCGTGGGCAAAGTTGAAAAGCAAGAAATTATCACAGGTGAAGGCATCAAACCCGGCGACCCCATCATCGGATTACCCAGTAGCGGCGTGCACAGCAATGGCATCACCTTGGCGCGAAAAATCCTTTTCAAACAGTGGGGCGGAAAATACGACGCCGCCGACATTCCTGAAGCCTTGAACCGTGAAGTGGCGCTGGAAGTCTTGGAGCCAACTAAAATCTACGTCAAGCCACTGCTAAAGTTGGCTCGAGAAGTAAAAATCAAAGCCGCAGTGCACATAACAGGCGACGCCTACACGAAATTCAACAACCTCGCCAAATACTCACCAAACATAGGCTTCAGCTTCAACAACTTCAAGCCCCAACCGATTTTTGGTTTAATCCAAAAAACCGCAACCGAACTAGGCTACACAATAACCGACGAGGAAATGTTCAAGACCTTCAACATGGGCTGGGGCTTCGGCATCATCGTTGACAAGACAGAAATCGACAAAGCCATGAACACGCTCGAACAAGATAGCGCAAACCCAAAGATAATCGGCAAAGTCACAGATAAAGAAAGAGTCGTCGAAATACACCACCAAAACAAACACATGGTTTTAACGTAA